DNA sequence from the Leptospiraceae bacterium genome:
TGCGATTTGCCCTTTTTGTCCTATCATGTAAGTAAAGAAGAAGGGATTCGTGCCTGCGGAAGAGTCATGCAGGAAACAGGTTCAGCGGCTGTGAAAATAGAGGGAGCAAGTCCGTATATATTGGATTTAGTTTCTCATCTTGTAGAAATCGGTATACCGGTTGTGGGACATCTGGGCTTAACTCCCCAGTCCGCCAGGGTACTCGGAGGACACCGACTACAGGGGAAAAAGCCCGAAGAGGCCCTGAAAATTTTAGAAGGAGCTAAAAACCTGGAGAAAGCAGGTGTATTTTCTATAGTCCTCGAAATGATACCGGAGAGTCTCGGAAAAGAAATCACAGAAACCATTCAGGTTCCCACCATAGGTATTGGTGCAGGAAGGTTTACCGACGGACAGGTTCTGGTGATAAATGACCTCCTTGGAATGAATCCTGATTTTAATCCCAGGTTTTTAAAAAAATACAGGGAC
Encoded proteins:
- the panB gene encoding 3-methyl-2-oxobutanoate hydroxymethyltransferase yields the protein MKDIITFFKKKKSESKKISVLTCYDYSTARIFSDTELDCILVGDSLGMVFQGQESTMPVSLEEMIYHAKAVKRGASAIPIICDLPFLSYHVSKEEGIRACGRVMQETGSAAVKIEGASPYILDLVSHLVEIGIPVVGHLGLTPQSARVLGGHRLQGKKPEEALKILEGAKNLEKAGVFSIVLEMIPESLGKEITETIQVPTIGIGAGRFTDGQVLVINDLLGMNPDFNPRFLKKYRDLYSIIRGAVEEYDREVKSSEFPGEKNVF